In Paenibacillus sp. G2S3, a single window of DNA contains:
- a CDS encoding cytidine deaminase encodes MEYLITIEDQTLIASAEDIITRRYEWERHHVGAALRTKTGEIFTAVHVEASMGRITVCAEAMVIGKAISEGYKEFDTIVAVRHPDPDSEEREIKVVSPCGMCRELIADYGKDCKVIVSEDGQLAKYDITELLPLRYTR; translated from the coding sequence ATGGAGTATTTGATTACGATTGAAGATCAGACGCTTATAGCCTCTGCTGAAGATATTATTACTAGACGTTATGAATGGGAAAGACACCATGTAGGGGCAGCGCTCCGTACTAAGACGGGTGAGATCTTTACAGCGGTGCATGTAGAAGCTAGCATGGGGCGGATTACAGTCTGTGCAGAAGCGATGGTGATTGGAAAAGCGATATCCGAAGGCTACAAGGAATTTGATACGATTGTTGCGGTAAGGCATCCTGATCCGGACAGCGAGGAAAGAGAGATTAAAGTAGTCTCTCCCTGCGGGATGTGTCGTGAGTTAATTGCTGATTATGGGAAGGACTGCAAAGTCATTGTATCCGAGGACGGCCAATTAGCCAAATATGATATTACTGAATTACTGCCGCTGAGATATACGAGGTAA
- a CDS encoding M15 family metallopeptidase, with translation MLTLDQVRDKSAARLVGLHPVLTAGAKALIQQSYARGVAIVITQGLRSIAEQNALYAQGRSKPGPIVTNAKGGTSYHNYGLAFDFALLLPDGNSLSWDMNRDGDKDKIADWQEVVQVGKQLGLEWGGDWTSFKDYSHLQMAFGLTTTQLRAGIRPTTDQVNEALKRITGEDDQVNKDVKVTITLNGSKLTDGVLDTGITYVPIRVLAEALGAKVTYDAASKTVNVVKE, from the coding sequence ATGCTGACTTTAGATCAAGTGAGGGATAAATCGGCGGCGAGGCTTGTTGGGCTTCATCCTGTTTTGACAGCAGGGGCGAAGGCTTTGATTCAGCAAAGTTATGCCAGAGGAGTGGCCATCGTGATTACTCAGGGGTTGCGGTCAATTGCGGAACAAAATGCCTTATATGCGCAGGGCAGAAGTAAGCCGGGACCTATAGTTACCAATGCCAAAGGGGGAACCAGCTATCACAATTATGGCCTTGCGTTTGACTTTGCGCTTTTGCTGCCGGATGGAAATAGTCTTTCCTGGGATATGAATCGTGATGGTGATAAAGATAAGATAGCGGACTGGCAAGAGGTTGTACAGGTGGGCAAACAGCTAGGGCTTGAATGGGGAGGGGACTGGACGTCTTTTAAAGATTATTCCCATCTGCAGATGGCCTTCGGCTTAACCACGACTCAACTTCGGGCAGGTATACGTCCTACGACGGATCAGGTCAATGAAGCTTTAAAAAGGATTACTGGGGAGGATGACCAGGTGAACAAAGACGTTAAAGTAACGATAACCTTGAATGGCAGTAAACTTACGGATGGTGTTCTTGATACTGGTATAACGTACGTGCCTATACGAGTTCTGGCTGAGGCGCTTGGAGCAAAGGTCACGTATGATGCAGCGAGCAAGACAGTGAATGTGGTAAAAGAGTAG
- a CDS encoding glycosyl hydrolase, whose product MEQRNLRNMVDSASRFVSDVQWQIAYRKLQMAPADSETIPSAQQLLNTLYFLQGKGWISGQHDYLESADEFNGKLKNTSGQYAALHGYELGAINNQTAALIDNQRDWVVSSAIRWYKAGGIVTISYHAQLPGTAPAWANVSTSISNADFDKYITPGTTQYNALIADLDKIALSLKKLNDAGVPVLWRPYHEMNGGWFWWGQKSNYVGLWNLMFDRFTSYHKLHNLLWVWSPNAKNQWSDDPAEYYPSGDKVDVLALDIYGGDFKGSHYDSLWDLGRGKVIAIGENGELPSPALLSKSQPKWSYQMTWGKLLYEKNTDAVIKAFMNDSFVFTREEYAAEAAIVAAKGDSVLQSGLWGQYYNNMNLSGAPALTRTDANIQFSWKQGSPDPTIRVDAFSIRWSGKLTAAYSETYTIYSSSDDGVRVWIDGVLIIDSWVNQSGQERKGTVNLIAGKLHEVKVEYYENEGDARIVLQWESPSQPKGIIPAGAFYLP is encoded by the coding sequence ATGGAACAGCGCAACCTTCGAAATATGGTTGATTCGGCATCGAGGTTTGTGAGCGATGTTCAGTGGCAAATAGCGTATCGTAAATTACAAATGGCTCCGGCAGATTCGGAAACGATTCCTTCTGCTCAGCAATTGTTGAATACCCTTTATTTTCTGCAAGGAAAAGGATGGATTAGTGGACAGCATGATTATTTGGAGAGCGCGGATGAGTTTAATGGGAAACTGAAAAATACTAGTGGGCAATACGCCGCACTTCACGGCTATGAGCTGGGAGCAATCAATAATCAGACGGCGGCGCTAATAGACAATCAGCGGGATTGGGTCGTTAGCAGCGCTATTCGCTGGTATAAAGCCGGTGGAATCGTAACGATTAGCTATCACGCTCAGTTGCCAGGGACAGCGCCCGCTTGGGCTAACGTATCTACGAGCATAAGCAACGCTGATTTTGACAAATATATAACTCCGGGTACCACTCAGTACAACGCACTGATCGCTGATCTGGATAAGATAGCCCTTTCTTTAAAAAAGCTTAATGACGCAGGCGTTCCTGTGCTCTGGCGGCCGTATCATGAAATGAATGGCGGATGGTTCTGGTGGGGGCAGAAGAGCAACTACGTGGGACTGTGGAACCTTATGTTTGACCGCTTTACTAGCTATCATAAGCTGCATAATTTATTGTGGGTCTGGAGCCCAAATGCTAAAAATCAATGGAGTGATGACCCTGCGGAATACTACCCGAGCGGTGACAAAGTAGATGTGCTGGCACTAGATATCTATGGTGGGGATTTTAAGGGAAGTCACTATGATAGTCTATGGGATCTGGGTCGTGGAAAAGTGATCGCGATTGGAGAAAATGGAGAGCTTCCGTCCCCTGCACTACTGTCTAAATCACAGCCCAAATGGTCTTATCAGATGACCTGGGGCAAGCTTCTTTATGAGAAGAACACTGATGCGGTGATAAAAGCCTTTATGAACGACAGCTTTGTATTCACACGGGAAGAGTATGCTGCTGAAGCGGCGATTGTGGCTGCTAAGGGAGATAGTGTACTGCAGAGTGGACTATGGGGGCAATATTACAATAACATGAACCTTAGCGGCGCTCCTGCGCTGACGCGAACCGATGCTAACATTCAATTTTCGTGGAAACAGGGTTCGCCCGATCCGACCATTCGTGTCGACGCTTTCTCTATACGTTGGAGTGGCAAGCTAACTGCAGCTTATAGTGAGACTTATACTATTTACTCCTCCTCTGATGACGGGGTGCGGGTGTGGATTGATGGAGTGCTGATTATTGATAGCTGGGTGAATCAGAGTGGACAGGAGCGAAAGGGTACCGTGAATCTGATTGCAGGCAAGCTGCATGAAGTAAAGGTGGAGTACTATGAGAATGAAGGTGACGCGCGAATTGTATTGCAGTGGGAAAGTCCTAGCCAACCCAAGGGGATTATTCCAGCAGGAGCGTTCTATCTTCCATAA
- a CDS encoding PH domain-containing protein, translating into MAYCTTCGSEYKQGAKFCGECGSSIDGTAPVTARRPSANQNAIQEVVLWKGKPASISDRLKGIVRLNTTTYTITSQRIMVKTGLIGKNVEEIELLRVRDLSVAQSIMDRMLGIGTLTVFSDDASAPQLLFRKIHNAQTVKDVLRKAVRDEKIANNISYREQI; encoded by the coding sequence ATGGCTTATTGCACAACCTGCGGATCAGAATATAAGCAGGGCGCTAAATTTTGCGGGGAATGTGGATCCAGCATTGACGGCACCGCTCCAGTGACCGCCCGCCGTCCATCAGCAAATCAAAATGCTATTCAAGAAGTCGTGCTCTGGAAGGGTAAACCTGCCAGCATCTCTGATCGTCTTAAAGGAATCGTACGCCTAAACACGACTACGTATACTATTACAAGCCAGCGCATTATGGTAAAGACCGGACTTATCGGTAAAAATGTCGAAGAGATTGAATTACTGCGTGTACGCGATTTATCCGTAGCACAATCTATCATGGACCGGATGCTCGGTATCGGTACATTAACTGTATTTTCTGATGATGCTTCAGCGCCTCAGCTTCTTTTTCGAAAAATCCATAATGCCCAAACGGTCAAAGATGTTCTTCGCAAAGCCGTTCGTGACGAGAAGATCGCCAACAACATTAGCTACCGCGAACAAATTTAA
- a CDS encoding sensor domain-containing diguanylate cyclase, protein MLTLRRAEPRQSKKLSLTSLLTGLVTLVVLLTSSILLIGSYESKKQSLMETTLHLNYYNADRMTKTMDSLFQSMRSSLEYSAARLSDDDTSTPKQVDDYLELMRNSSNYFNSITVVDADGLVRNVVPASLGTLGDRITSKASLEALAYKKPYISSPYMTPTTKRLIVFMSQPIFSNNGIYRGILSGTFYLQENNILSMIFGDNNVDDSGSYYYIVDSSGHLLYHPDKRLIGEDVSSNKVVQKLMKGESGEQQVRNTRSVEMLAGYSSVPANGWGIVVVSPISVIHHQLMGHLRTILGYSLFPFIILLMGVILVARKLARPFVYLANLVSRMGKEKLVLPEAKPQWSREADLLTKAVLLAVTDIQKQTDQLTQEAVTDALTGLMNRRSLEYTMSQWIASGQPFSLIVLDVDKFKSVNDTYGHLVGDEVLKHVAEVIVNSFRPDDVCHRYGGEEFIILLPHTRPEEAFTVAERVRRALEQSSGPIPTQVTISQGIAHYPVHALEREGLLEKADQALYLAKSRGRNQTMVADG, encoded by the coding sequence TTGCTTACACTGAGAAGAGCCGAGCCGCGTCAAAGTAAAAAGCTCAGTCTCACATCGCTGCTTACGGGCTTGGTTACGCTGGTGGTTCTACTAACCTCAAGCATTCTTCTGATCGGTTCTTACGAGTCCAAAAAACAATCATTGATGGAGACTACACTCCATCTGAATTACTACAACGCTGACCGAATGACCAAGACAATGGATTCCTTATTTCAGTCTATGCGCAGTAGTTTGGAATACAGCGCTGCCAGACTCTCCGATGATGATACCTCAACGCCGAAGCAAGTGGATGATTATTTGGAACTGATGCGCAATAGTAGCAATTACTTCAATTCTATCACTGTGGTCGATGCCGACGGGCTGGTCCGCAACGTAGTACCGGCTAGTTTGGGGACATTAGGCGACCGTATTACTTCTAAGGCCAGTTTGGAAGCTCTGGCGTACAAAAAACCTTACATATCCTCCCCCTACATGACCCCAACCACCAAGAGACTAATCGTGTTTATGAGTCAGCCGATTTTCAGCAACAATGGTATATATCGCGGTATTTTGAGCGGCACATTTTATCTGCAGGAGAATAATATTTTGTCTATGATTTTTGGCGACAACAACGTGGACGATTCTGGCTCTTATTATTATATTGTGGATTCAAGCGGGCATCTGTTGTACCACCCGGATAAGCGGCTCATTGGGGAGGATGTCAGCAGTAACAAGGTTGTACAGAAACTTATGAAAGGGGAAAGCGGGGAACAGCAAGTGCGCAACACCCGTAGCGTTGAAATGCTTGCCGGATACTCGAGCGTACCGGCCAACGGCTGGGGAATTGTGGTCGTTTCGCCGATTAGTGTCATTCATCATCAACTGATGGGTCACCTTCGGACAATTCTCGGGTATTCGTTATTTCCGTTCATTATACTCCTGATGGGCGTCATTCTCGTAGCGCGCAAGTTGGCCCGACCTTTTGTCTACCTGGCAAATCTGGTGAGTAGGATGGGCAAGGAGAAGCTTGTATTGCCAGAAGCGAAGCCGCAATGGAGCCGAGAGGCAGATCTGCTAACCAAGGCTGTGTTGCTTGCCGTGACGGATATTCAGAAGCAGACGGATCAACTGACCCAAGAGGCTGTGACGGATGCTCTGACCGGTTTAATGAACCGGAGATCATTAGAGTATACGATGAGCCAGTGGATTGCCTCAGGGCAACCGTTTTCGCTCATTGTACTGGATGTAGACAAATTTAAATCGGTGAACGACACCTACGGCCATCTCGTCGGCGACGAAGTGCTGAAACATGTAGCCGAAGTTATAGTTAACTCGTTTCGCCCAGACGATGTTTGCCACCGCTACGGCGGCGAAGAGTTCATCATCTTGCTGCCTCACACTAGACCCGAGGAAGCTTTCACCGTAGCTGAAAGAGTCCGTCGGGCACTGGAACAAAGCAGCGGGCCAATCCCGACACAGGTTACGATCTCCCAGGGAATCGCCCATTATCCCGTTCATGCATTGGAGCGGGAGGGGCTGCTGGAGAAGGCGGATCAGGCGTTATACCTGGCCAAGAGCAGGGGGAGAAACCAGACGATGGTCGCTGATGGTTGA
- a CDS encoding NucA/NucB deoxyribonuclease domain-containing protein: protein MQKLLTSLIIVVLLALGGYWYEQNGDPAAPSSTSDSEVVQLIFPSDRYPETAKHIQDAIAKGESATCTINREQAEENRKESLKGIPTKKGYDRDEWPMAMCNEGGQGADIEYITPKDNRGAGSWVGNQLEDYADGTRVEFMFK, encoded by the coding sequence ATACAGAAATTACTCACCAGTCTCATCATTGTTGTGTTACTTGCTTTGGGCGGTTACTGGTATGAACAGAACGGAGATCCGGCAGCCCCCTCGTCCACATCTGATTCAGAAGTTGTTCAGCTGATCTTCCCATCAGATCGTTATCCTGAGACCGCCAAGCACATTCAGGACGCGATTGCCAAAGGGGAATCTGCCACATGCACCATTAACCGTGAGCAGGCTGAAGAGAACCGCAAAGAATCCTTAAAAGGGATCCCCACCAAAAAAGGCTACGACCGCGACGAATGGCCCATGGCCATGTGTAATGAAGGTGGCCAAGGGGCCGACATTGAATACATAACCCCAAAAGATAACCGCGGCGCAGGAAGCTGGGTTGGCAATCAATTAGAAGATTATGCGGACGGAACCCGCGTAGAATTTATGTTCAAATAA
- a CDS encoding YolD-like family protein yields the protein MGKKLEKNGLWESSRMMLPEHKVRIIRDERETLRRIKPILDEQKLEEIECTLALSLRSHVRVTVVLFDPFENTTLSGFVTSIHTHSREFKLQWAEEWKWIDVDDIVEVYIV from the coding sequence ATGGGCAAAAAGCTGGAGAAAAACGGACTGTGGGAAAGCAGTCGCATGATGCTGCCGGAGCACAAGGTAAGAATTATAAGGGATGAACGGGAGACGCTGCGCCGCATCAAGCCTATTCTGGATGAGCAGAAGCTGGAGGAGATCGAATGTACACTGGCCTTATCGTTACGGAGTCATGTGCGCGTGACTGTTGTACTGTTTGATCCCTTTGAGAATACGACACTAAGTGGTTTTGTGACTTCCATTCACACCCACTCGCGTGAGTTTAAGCTGCAGTGGGCGGAGGAATGGAAGTGGATCGATGTGGATGATATTGTTGAGGTTTACATCGTCTAA
- a CDS encoding YjfB family protein: MDIAALSIAMSQASLAQNVGIQVMNIAKNQAETQSQTMVEMLGKSVAPNLGKTLDISV, encoded by the coding sequence ATGGATATAGCCGCATTATCAATAGCAATGAGCCAAGCATCCTTAGCTCAAAATGTAGGAATACAAGTCATGAATATTGCCAAAAATCAGGCTGAAACCCAGAGTCAAACGATGGTGGAAATGCTGGGCAAAAGCGTTGCTCCGAATTTAGGAAAAACACTTGATATTAGTGTTTAA